From the Daucus carota subsp. sativus chromosome 8, DH1 v3.0, whole genome shotgun sequence genome, one window contains:
- the LOC108197541 gene encoding uncharacterized protein LOC108197541 isoform X3 — protein sequence MCFVIRNISAILKDYVVTFHLEMDRVKDQQQRQLFKQSTWPEFEGYFILFPHQLSSEAGELPGELSSILHVIGQIFPSHQKVWVRSKSLLDSGRGSFTLSSRISGGRRSRKNGSESSGTLGGQHWKKRHHKVTSQRQFNLKTEIMGELAVYVLL from the exons ATGTGCTTTGTAATTCGGAATATTTCGGCAATACTCAAG GACTATGTGGTCACATTCCACCTGGAAATGGACAGAGTCAAAGATCAACAACAAAGGCAATTGTTTAAACAATCAACATGGCCCGAGTTTGAAG GGTACTTCATCCTCTTCCCGCACCAACTCAGTTCAGAGGCTGGGGAGTTACCAGGCGAACTAAGTTCAATTCTTCATGTTATCGGTCAGATTTTCCCCTCACATCAGAAAGTTTGGGTTAGATCAAAGTCTTTGTTGGATAGCGGCCGAGGAAG CTTTACTCTTTCAAGCAGGATTTCTGGTGGTCGAAGGAGTAGAAAAAAT GGCTCAGAGTCATCGGGGACTTTGGGTGGACAACATTGGAAGAAGAGGCATCATAAAGTTACCTCCCAGAGACAATTTAATCTCAAGACAGAG
- the LOC108197541 gene encoding uncharacterized protein LOC108197541 isoform X2: MDRVKDQQQRQLFKQSTWPEFEGYFILFPHQLSSEAGELPGELSSILHVIGQIFPSHQKVWVRSKSLLDSGRGSFTLSSRISGGRRSRKNGSESSGTLGGQHWKKRHHKVTSQRQFNLKTEVGRHDKLDMQLIPLKLLVPHERKEFATNLLKNMNPKDTQ; this comes from the exons ATGGACAGAGTCAAAGATCAACAACAAAGGCAATTGTTTAAACAATCAACATGGCCCGAGTTTGAAG GGTACTTCATCCTCTTCCCGCACCAACTCAGTTCAGAGGCTGGGGAGTTACCAGGCGAACTAAGTTCAATTCTTCATGTTATCGGTCAGATTTTCCCCTCACATCAGAAAGTTTGGGTTAGATCAAAGTCTTTGTTGGATAGCGGCCGAGGAAG CTTTACTCTTTCAAGCAGGATTTCTGGTGGTCGAAGGAGTAGAAAAAAT GGCTCAGAGTCATCGGGGACTTTGGGTGGACAACATTGGAAGAAGAGGCATCATAAAGTTACCTCCCAGAGACAATTTAATCTCAAGACAGAG GTCGGGCGACATGACAAGCTCGATATGCAACTCATCCCATTGAAGCTACTTGTGCCGCACGAGAGAAAGGAATTTGCAACGAATCTGCTTAAGAACATGAATCCTAAGGACACTCAGTGA
- the LOC108197541 gene encoding uncharacterized protein LOC108197541 isoform X1 codes for MCFVIRNISAILKDYVVTFHLEMDRVKDQQQRQLFKQSTWPEFEGYFILFPHQLSSEAGELPGELSSILHVIGQIFPSHQKVWVRSKSLLDSGRGSFTLSSRISGGRRSRKNGSESSGTLGGQHWKKRHHKVTSQRQFNLKTEVGRHDKLDMQLIPLKLLVPHERKEFATNLLKNMNPKDTQ; via the exons ATGTGCTTTGTAATTCGGAATATTTCGGCAATACTCAAG GACTATGTGGTCACATTCCACCTGGAAATGGACAGAGTCAAAGATCAACAACAAAGGCAATTGTTTAAACAATCAACATGGCCCGAGTTTGAAG GGTACTTCATCCTCTTCCCGCACCAACTCAGTTCAGAGGCTGGGGAGTTACCAGGCGAACTAAGTTCAATTCTTCATGTTATCGGTCAGATTTTCCCCTCACATCAGAAAGTTTGGGTTAGATCAAAGTCTTTGTTGGATAGCGGCCGAGGAAG CTTTACTCTTTCAAGCAGGATTTCTGGTGGTCGAAGGAGTAGAAAAAAT GGCTCAGAGTCATCGGGGACTTTGGGTGGACAACATTGGAAGAAGAGGCATCATAAAGTTACCTCCCAGAGACAATTTAATCTCAAGACAGAG GTCGGGCGACATGACAAGCTCGATATGCAACTCATCCCATTGAAGCTACTTGTGCCGCACGAGAGAAAGGAATTTGCAACGAATCTGCTTAAGAACATGAATCCTAAGGACACTCAGTGA